The following are encoded in a window of Ignicoccus islandicus DSM 13165 genomic DNA:
- a CDS encoding GTPase, translating into MITASWGNLAALVRRADVVVEVIDARTPNNTRSKRLERLVETLNKPIVLALNKADLVPREIAEEWTKKYRAEGYEAVYLAAREHKGTRVLRRAINRSVTVRPIVVAVVGYPKTGKSSVINALRGKGGASTSPVPGTPGYTKKPGIYRGPGQIYFLDTPGVIPPDGSPLEKAIRGAPPEKLKDPVKVAVELIEFVKRYEPKAFLKAYGFDGDPYEILEKLAIKRGWFYKEDHEPLIEQAARAIIIDYHKGKIPFYVPPY; encoded by the coding sequence ATGATAACTGCGAGTTGGGGAAACCTAGCGGCTCTGGTGAGGAGGGCCGACGTAGTAGTTGAAGTCATAGACGCTAGGACACCTAATAACACTAGGAGCAAGAGGCTCGAGAGGTTAGTGGAGACTTTAAATAAACCGATAGTGTTGGCCTTGAATAAGGCGGACTTAGTTCCAAGGGAAATAGCTGAAGAGTGGACTAAGAAGTATAGGGCAGAAGGGTACGAGGCAGTTTACCTAGCAGCTAGGGAACACAAGGGTACGAGGGTATTGAGAAGGGCGATCAACAGGAGCGTGACCGTTAGACCAATAGTGGTAGCTGTCGTAGGGTACCCGAAGACCGGTAAGAGCAGCGTAATAAACGCCTTAAGGGGTAAAGGAGGCGCGTCCACCTCGCCCGTTCCCGGAACTCCAGGTTACACGAAGAAACCCGGTATATATAGAGGACCCGGTCAAATCTACTTCCTCGATACCCCTGGAGTCATCCCTCCGGATGGTTCGCCTTTAGAGAAGGCGATTAGGGGAGCTCCTCCGGAGAAATTGAAGGACCCCGTTAAGGTTGCTGTGGAACTGATAGAGTTCGTGAAGAGGTACGAACCCAAGGCCTTCTTAAAGGCTTATGGGTTCGATGGAGATCCTTACGAGATACTGGAGAAGCTAGCGATTAAGAGGGGTTGGTTCTATAAAGAGGACCACGAGCCCCTAATAGAGCAAGCCGCAAGGGCGATAATAATAGATTACCATAAGGGAAAGATACCGTTCTACGTTCCGCCTTACTAG
- a CDS encoding cytochrome b/b6 domain-containing protein, with protein sequence MGSPSHDFEEGRIGYLIGSLIGTAIAVGIAWGFVYEYALKVLLSEWPVRGAVLGSFDVGNVAWWRSLISVAFDLLILVIAIVGTLWVLVNFLKEVRMAGKWRLYYEIEEAKRDVWIPRLSKWQRIQHLWMIITFTVCAVTGFAANAGIGDKVALIVTHVYSGIAMGILAILHFTYYTTQALILKARGENLKERFPILEFYSVKFLKNVVSVLMGKKPEPYGKYDPEQLFEYWGIYWGMLVLGIPGFIILLWGPHVLGGILWTMHVKEAVLAVTFILMVHIAYTHFRPSIFPLDLTFLTGRMPRKRALEEHPRWLREISEEA encoded by the coding sequence TTGGGATCACCTTCCCATGATTTCGAGGAAGGGAGAATAGGGTATCTCATAGGTAGCCTCATTGGTACGGCGATAGCTGTAGGTATCGCTTGGGGTTTCGTATATGAATACGCCTTGAAAGTTCTATTAAGTGAGTGGCCAGTACGCGGAGCCGTTCTCGGAAGCTTCGATGTAGGTAACGTTGCCTGGTGGAGAAGCTTAATATCAGTCGCCTTCGATCTATTGATACTCGTTATAGCTATAGTAGGAACTCTATGGGTCCTCGTCAATTTCCTCAAAGAAGTAAGGATGGCTGGGAAGTGGCGGTTGTATTACGAAATCGAGGAGGCTAAAAGGGACGTATGGATCCCTAGGCTAAGTAAATGGCAAAGGATACAACACCTATGGATGATAATAACGTTTACCGTATGCGCCGTAACTGGTTTCGCTGCGAACGCGGGAATCGGGGACAAGGTTGCGCTAATAGTTACGCACGTTTACAGCGGTATAGCAATGGGTATACTAGCTATTCTCCACTTCACTTACTACACTACCCAAGCGCTAATACTCAAGGCTCGCGGCGAAAACTTAAAGGAAAGGTTCCCAATACTTGAATTCTATAGCGTCAAGTTCCTGAAAAACGTCGTTTCAGTTCTGATGGGTAAGAAGCCGGAGCCTTACGGCAAATATGATCCGGAACAATTGTTCGAGTATTGGGGCATATACTGGGGTATGTTGGTGCTCGGCATACCCGGATTCATTATTCTCCTATGGGGTCCTCACGTACTAGGCGGCATACTATGGACAATGCACGTAAAGGAAGCAGTATTAGCAGTAACGTTCATACTAATGGTTCACATAGCATACACCCACTTCCGTCCCTCAATCTTCCCACTGGACCTAACTTTCCTAACCGGTCGAATGCCTAGGAAGAGGGCACTAGAAGAGCACCCTAGGTGGCTGAGGGAAATATCCGAAGAAGCTTAG
- a CDS encoding C-GCAxxG-C-C family protein, producing MVSRREFVKRLVSTAATVPLLMAFPQVASAEEAKTEPKKPEAIEPPELPWPYTKLDPEETRKLGHMGYYLFECAGAAFWSIAIQLREKIGYPWTLLPIPSREKALDAIKNKKHLHSLFQYGYGGAVGWGTLCGALNGSLFAIQMIVGEHKAWDKLGKALMRIYETTPLPTRKSNEYAVKGMMYVPPERMKSKKWLPQNVSGSTLCHVSVGKWCEVSGYASGSPERSERCGRLTGDIAAFAVMLLNNYFDALNRVGNPSKAADIAVAEVTRIVKSEYSGDVRLSATTASCRTCHFKGKLYEDGQFTRGFLACESCHRDMRPHAHTFFEPSEALPVREAKTANERKLEGALATGSVASAAIGAIAGFAAAKASGGGGRPNEKEEREHGEGQ from the coding sequence ATGGTTTCTAGACGTGAATTCGTGAAGCGCCTGGTCTCTACGGCAGCTACCGTGCCGCTTCTCATGGCCTTTCCCCAAGTCGCGAGCGCTGAAGAGGCGAAGACGGAACCCAAAAAACCCGAAGCGATTGAGCCTCCCGAACTACCTTGGCCCTACACTAAGTTGGATCCCGAGGAGACCAGGAAACTCGGCCATATGGGATATTACCTATTCGAGTGTGCCGGTGCGGCTTTTTGGAGCATAGCCATACAACTGCGCGAGAAGATAGGGTATCCTTGGACGTTATTGCCTATACCGAGTAGAGAGAAGGCCTTAGATGCTATTAAGAACAAGAAACACCTCCACAGCTTATTCCAATACGGTTACGGAGGCGCCGTGGGTTGGGGAACCCTATGTGGGGCCCTCAACGGCTCGCTCTTCGCGATACAGATGATAGTTGGCGAACATAAGGCTTGGGATAAATTAGGCAAGGCTTTAATGAGGATCTACGAGACCACTCCGCTTCCGACCCGTAAGAGTAACGAATACGCTGTAAAGGGAATGATGTACGTACCACCCGAGAGAATGAAAAGCAAGAAGTGGTTGCCTCAGAACGTGAGCGGATCTACTCTATGCCACGTTTCAGTAGGGAAATGGTGTGAGGTTTCGGGATACGCAAGCGGATCGCCCGAGAGAAGCGAGAGATGCGGTAGATTGACTGGCGACATTGCCGCGTTCGCCGTAATGTTATTAAACAACTATTTCGATGCCTTAAACAGAGTTGGTAACCCTTCTAAGGCAGCTGACATAGCTGTAGCTGAAGTGACCAGGATAGTTAAATCTGAATATAGCGGAGACGTGAGACTGTCAGCGACCACTGCCAGTTGTCGTACTTGCCATTTCAAGGGCAAACTTTACGAAGACGGTCAGTTCACCAGAGGCTTCTTGGCTTGTGAGAGCTGCCACCGCGACATGAGACCTCACGCTCATACTTTCTTCGAGCCTAGTGAAGCGCTTCCAGTTCGCGAAGCGAAAACTGCAAACGAGAGGAAACTGGAAGGGGCACTAGCGACCGGAAGCGTAGCGAGTGCGGCAATTGGTGCAATAGCCGGGTTCGCAGCAGCGAAAGCCTCGGGTGGAGGTGGTCGACCAAATGAAAAAGAGGAGAGAGAGCATGGCGAAGGGCAGTAA
- a CDS encoding deoxyhypusine synthase — MVDRKDLLVERIEDVKVDPNDTVVDLIEKFGKIHGFSAVNVKEAVDILSEGLSEADLRFLSFTANLVATGLRGVIAQLIDKGLVDVIVTTCGTLDHDVARALGHEYYKGYFNVDDKMLAELEIHRLGNVFIPFENYGPPVEKFVHQLLDELEWEEIVPWKLLMEAGSKLEDENSILRKAYERNVPIIVPGITDGAFGTAILTYSEKKRLEGKKIYLNLLEDERLLSQKVFNSEKSAALIIGGGISKHHVIWWNQFKGGLDYAVYLTTALEFDGSLSGAQPREAISWGKLKPSGKSVVVYGDATVLLPLILSAVYAKIK, encoded by the coding sequence ATGGTAGATAGGAAGGACCTCTTAGTGGAGCGGATTGAAGACGTTAAGGTAGACCCGAACGATACGGTAGTAGATCTCATAGAGAAGTTCGGGAAGATTCACGGATTCAGTGCCGTCAACGTAAAGGAGGCAGTGGACATACTCTCTGAAGGGCTTTCTGAAGCCGACTTGAGGTTCCTTTCCTTTACGGCCAACTTGGTAGCGACGGGCTTGAGGGGAGTCATAGCTCAACTCATAGATAAAGGTCTAGTGGACGTAATCGTGACTACTTGCGGTACCTTAGATCACGACGTAGCTAGGGCACTAGGGCACGAATACTATAAGGGATACTTCAATGTCGACGATAAGATGCTGGCCGAACTCGAGATACACAGATTAGGCAACGTGTTTATACCTTTCGAGAACTACGGACCACCAGTAGAGAAGTTCGTTCATCAACTACTAGATGAGCTGGAGTGGGAGGAAATAGTTCCGTGGAAGCTCTTAATGGAGGCGGGGAGTAAGTTAGAGGACGAAAATTCGATATTAAGGAAAGCGTATGAGAGGAACGTTCCAATAATTGTGCCCGGTATAACAGATGGGGCCTTCGGTACAGCTATCCTTACTTATTCGGAAAAGAAGAGGCTTGAAGGAAAGAAAATTTACTTGAACTTGTTGGAAGACGAAAGGTTGTTATCGCAGAAGGTATTCAATAGTGAGAAATCGGCTGCCCTAATAATTGGAGGAGGAATAAGCAAACACCACGTTATATGGTGGAACCAATTTAAAGGAGGACTGGACTACGCAGTTTACCTAACAACTGCGCTCGAATTCGATGGAAGCTTGAGCGGGGCGCAGCCTAGGGAGGCCATCAGCTGGGGCAAATTGAAGCCTTCCGGGAAGAGCGTAGTTGTATACGGCGACGCGACCGTTCTACTACCATTAATTTTATCCGCTGTTTACGCGAAAATAAAATAA
- the rpl12p gene encoding 50S ribosomal protein P1, with protein sequence MEYIYASLLLHSAGKEITEEAIKKVLEAAGVQVDETRVKALVAALKEVNIDEVLKSAALPVAAAPVAAPAAAPAAEEKKEEKEEEEEKKEEVSEEELSAGLGALFG encoded by the coding sequence ATGGAGTACATATACGCTTCCCTCTTGCTCCATAGCGCCGGTAAGGAGATAACCGAGGAGGCAATAAAGAAGGTCCTAGAGGCGGCAGGAGTTCAAGTGGACGAGACCAGGGTAAAGGCATTGGTAGCCGCCTTGAAGGAAGTGAACATTGACGAGGTATTGAAGAGCGCGGCCTTGCCAGTGGCTGCAGCTCCAGTAGCCGCCCCGGCAGCTGCTCCGGCTGCTGAGGAGAAGAAGGAAGAGAAGGAGGAAGAGGAAGAGAAGAAGGAGGAAGTGAGCGAGGAGGAGCTCTCAGCCGGCTTGGGAGCCCTCTTCGGTTAA
- the lysS gene encoding homocitrate synthase, producing MLGYRDKFARLRLLDATLREGEQTPGVSFTIDQKIDIAKKLDELGVHMIEAGHPAVAPDVKEAVSRIAAMKRDGEIRAEIVAHSRAVKSDIDVAADVEPDRIAIFYGVSDIHLKSKHRKSREEALQIIGEMVEYAKSYGVKVRFTAEDASRADVEYLEEVVRTARDAGADRVSLADTVGVLTPWTAKRFFEHMVQRVPNVEYDIHVHNDLGMAVATAFGAVMGGATVVHVTVNGLGERVGIVPLQTFAVAVKVHFDVDLVNLSKLMEITRMVERYSGLEVPYNAPVIGDYAFIHKAGVHVAGILADPRTYEAFPPELIGRSRDYVIDKYTGKKAVKAKLEKLGIRLSDDELLKVLEEIKRSNVKFLTDDTLVTIAEKVTGRVLKPRVTENLEAIVWIKVDSNAFTSSVARKLSSIEGVREVAEITGDYDLLVKVVSPDHAFLNSVLDSIRNVKGVESTHTQIVLKKIEK from the coding sequence ATATTAGGGTATAGGGACAAATTCGCTAGATTGAGGTTACTAGACGCGACCCTAAGGGAAGGCGAACAGACGCCCGGAGTAAGCTTCACAATCGATCAGAAGATAGACATTGCGAAGAAGCTGGACGAGCTAGGAGTTCACATGATAGAGGCCGGTCACCCAGCAGTAGCTCCAGACGTAAAGGAAGCCGTCAGTAGGATAGCTGCAATGAAAAGGGACGGGGAGATAAGGGCCGAGATAGTCGCTCACAGCAGAGCGGTTAAGAGCGACATAGACGTTGCAGCTGACGTCGAACCTGATAGAATAGCTATATTCTATGGAGTTAGCGATATCCACTTGAAGTCGAAACACAGGAAGAGTAGGGAAGAGGCGCTTCAAATAATAGGCGAAATGGTAGAGTACGCCAAGAGTTACGGAGTGAAAGTAAGGTTCACTGCAGAAGATGCCTCCAGGGCGGACGTGGAGTACCTAGAGGAGGTAGTTAGGACCGCTAGGGACGCTGGAGCTGATAGGGTGAGCTTAGCGGATACTGTAGGAGTCTTAACCCCATGGACCGCTAAGAGGTTCTTCGAACACATGGTACAAAGGGTACCTAACGTTGAATACGACATTCACGTCCACAACGACCTCGGTATGGCCGTAGCAACTGCGTTCGGTGCCGTAATGGGAGGCGCCACTGTGGTTCACGTTACCGTAAACGGTCTAGGCGAGAGGGTCGGAATAGTCCCACTTCAGACCTTTGCTGTAGCTGTCAAGGTTCACTTCGACGTAGACCTAGTTAATCTGAGTAAGTTAATGGAAATAACTAGAATGGTTGAGAGGTACTCCGGTCTCGAGGTGCCTTACAATGCTCCAGTTATAGGAGACTACGCCTTCATTCACAAGGCCGGAGTGCACGTGGCCGGTATACTGGCTGACCCGAGAACCTACGAGGCCTTCCCGCCCGAGCTCATTGGAAGGAGTAGGGACTACGTAATAGACAAGTACACTGGTAAGAAGGCAGTCAAAGCGAAACTTGAGAAATTAGGCATTCGTTTGAGCGACGACGAGCTCCTAAAGGTATTAGAAGAAATCAAGAGAAGCAACGTCAAGTTCCTCACTGATGATACCCTCGTAACTATTGCTGAGAAAGTTACCGGAAGGGTGTTAAAGCCGAGAGTTACCGAGAACCTCGAGGCTATAGTGTGGATTAAGGTTGACTCCAATGCGTTCACTAGCTCCGTGGCTAGGAAACTAAGCTCAATAGAGGGCGTTAGAGAGGTCGCCGAGATAACTGGCGACTACGATCTACTAGTCAAGGTCGTCAGCCCAGACCACGCGTTCCTAAACAGCGTATTGGATTCCATAAGGAACGTCAAAGGCGTGGAAAGCACCCACACTCAGATCGTCCTAAAGAAAATTGAAAAATAA
- a CDS encoding HAD-IIA family hydrolase: protein MLWIVDLDGVVWRGKEYIWENVEALRKLEGEKVFLTNKATSRWEIRERLEKVGLDGDVVTSAYVAASYLKENGIRSAFALGPMGLYEELSINGIHLTDQIELVKAVVAGLDQFVTYDKIALATEAITKGALFVATNRDRTYPTEKGLKPGAGSVVEAIRVSSGIEPIVVGKPSKIAFEVASKGRKDVVVIGDKLETDVKMALENGAKAVLVLTGVTKEVREVPPGVKVVRNLRELLE from the coding sequence ATGCTATGGATAGTCGATCTCGACGGAGTTGTTTGGAGGGGAAAGGAATACATTTGGGAGAACGTTGAGGCCTTAAGGAAACTGGAAGGAGAGAAAGTTTTCCTTACCAATAAGGCCACGTCTAGGTGGGAAATACGAGAAAGGCTCGAGAAAGTAGGGCTAGATGGAGACGTGGTAACTTCCGCCTACGTAGCCGCTTCGTACCTAAAGGAGAACGGTATCCGGAGCGCCTTCGCTTTAGGGCCAATGGGTCTATACGAGGAACTTTCTATTAATGGAATTCACCTAACTGATCAAATAGAGCTAGTTAAGGCCGTTGTAGCCGGTCTCGACCAATTCGTAACGTACGATAAGATAGCGTTGGCTACAGAGGCTATTACGAAGGGTGCCCTCTTCGTTGCTACCAATCGCGATAGAACGTATCCCACCGAGAAGGGGCTGAAACCGGGCGCAGGTAGCGTTGTGGAGGCAATAAGGGTCAGTTCGGGCATCGAGCCTATAGTGGTGGGTAAACCTAGTAAGATAGCCTTTGAGGTAGCTTCCAAGGGAAGGAAAGACGTAGTAGTGATAGGAGACAAATTGGAGACTGACGTGAAAATGGCCTTGGAGAACGGCGCTAAGGCAGTCTTAGTTCTCACCGGCGTAACTAAGGAAGTAAGGGAAGTACCTCCGGGCGTTAAGGTCGTACGGAACTTGAGGGAACTCTTGGAGTAA
- the thiC gene encoding phosphomethylpyrimidine synthase ThiC, which translates to MGTIIQAARRGVVTDEMKKIAEVEGVDVEKVRNGIAAGRIVLLRNVKRADKVKIVAVGEGMLTKVNANIGTSNTLIDLNMEIEKAKIAKKYGADTVMDLSTGGNLDVIRRKIMEAAEPLPLGTVPIYQAFMDVTTKKGAGINMTEDDVLNTIEKHLKDGVDFMTLHAALTKDLALKAVRSNRAEPIVSRGGSIIAAWMLEHDKENPLYSNFDYILEMFKEYDAVISLGDSLRPGALEDAHDEFHISELINNARLVKRAREAGVQVMLEGPGHVPLDRVIADVKLAKRLTEGAPYYILGPLVTDIAAGYDHIAGAIGGAVAAANGADFLCYVTPAEHLNLPNPEQVREGVIAFKIAAHAADIVKYPERAMKRDLEMGRCRAALDWECMINLSLDPDRAKEIRNQYGPTPLKSCNMCGSLCVFLLLEKWRRGKEEKNLNIPVASK; encoded by the coding sequence ATGGGAACTATAATACAAGCTGCTAGAAGGGGCGTCGTGACTGATGAAATGAAGAAGATAGCTGAAGTGGAGGGCGTAGACGTAGAGAAGGTAAGGAATGGAATAGCTGCAGGCAGAATCGTTCTGTTAAGGAACGTTAAAAGGGCCGATAAGGTTAAGATAGTAGCTGTAGGCGAGGGCATGTTAACTAAAGTCAACGCCAACATAGGAACTAGTAACACATTGATAGACTTGAATATGGAAATAGAGAAAGCTAAAATAGCTAAGAAGTATGGAGCGGACACCGTGATGGACCTCTCCACTGGAGGCAACTTGGACGTAATTAGGAGGAAGATAATGGAGGCGGCCGAGCCACTACCCTTGGGCACCGTTCCAATATATCAGGCTTTCATGGACGTTACCACCAAGAAGGGAGCTGGAATAAACATGACGGAAGACGACGTTCTTAACACGATAGAAAAGCACTTGAAGGACGGAGTTGATTTCATGACCCTCCACGCTGCCTTAACGAAAGACCTCGCTCTCAAGGCCGTTAGGAGTAACAGAGCGGAACCAATTGTAAGCAGAGGAGGATCGATAATTGCTGCTTGGATGCTCGAGCACGATAAAGAGAACCCGCTTTACTCTAATTTCGATTACATACTAGAGATGTTCAAGGAATACGACGCCGTGATAAGTTTGGGCGACAGCTTGAGACCGGGTGCCTTAGAGGACGCGCACGACGAGTTCCATATAAGTGAATTAATAAACAACGCGAGGTTGGTTAAGAGGGCTAGGGAAGCGGGAGTTCAAGTAATGCTCGAGGGACCCGGTCACGTTCCACTTGACAGGGTAATTGCCGACGTTAAGCTCGCTAAGAGGTTAACTGAAGGGGCCCCGTACTACATCTTAGGTCCCTTAGTTACCGACATAGCAGCCGGTTACGATCACATTGCTGGAGCAATAGGTGGTGCCGTAGCTGCCGCTAACGGAGCCGACTTCTTGTGTTACGTAACTCCGGCCGAACACTTGAACCTCCCCAACCCAGAGCAAGTAAGGGAAGGCGTCATTGCCTTCAAGATAGCTGCACACGCAGCCGACATCGTGAAGTATCCGGAAAGGGCGATGAAGAGGGACTTGGAGATGGGTAGATGTAGGGCGGCACTGGATTGGGAGTGCATGATAAACTTGTCCTTAGATCCTGACAGGGCGAAGGAAATAAGGAACCAATACGGGCCAACGCCTCTAAAGAGCTGCAACATGTGCGGATCCCTATGCGTATTCCTACTACTTGAGAAATGGAGGAGAGGTAAAGAAGAGAAGAACTTAAATATTCCCGTTGCGTCCAAGTGA
- a CDS encoding GTP-dependent dephospho-CoA kinase family protein, with protein MRFPKEIRYLLAAPQGILFHNTDDLIEAIDGRKVVTVGDVSTKTLLERGIEPLVAIVDGKTRREVRVNLKFLRSFVVVRNPPGFVCVEAAKAIERALKEDLWVLVEGEEDLLAIPALMLASDGTIIIYGQPGAGAVYLEANEKTKRYFRTILEFSEGDGKEELLKLLDRH; from the coding sequence GTGAGGTTCCCAAAGGAAATAAGGTACTTACTCGCTGCACCCCAAGGAATACTGTTCCATAATACGGATGACCTAATAGAAGCGATTGATGGACGAAAGGTAGTAACTGTGGGGGACGTGAGCACCAAAACCCTCTTGGAAAGGGGAATAGAGCCCCTCGTAGCGATAGTAGACGGGAAGACCAGGAGGGAAGTAAGGGTTAACTTGAAGTTCTTGAGAAGCTTCGTAGTAGTTCGGAACCCGCCCGGCTTCGTGTGCGTAGAGGCGGCTAAGGCTATTGAAAGGGCTTTGAAGGAGGACCTATGGGTTCTAGTAGAGGGCGAAGAGGACCTACTAGCTATCCCAGCTTTAATGCTCGCTAGCGACGGAACGATAATAATATACGGTCAACCAGGGGCGGGAGCGGTCTACTTAGAAGCGAACGAGAAAACCAAGCGATACTTCAGAACTATATTGGAGTTCTCGGAAGGCGATGGTAAGGAAGAGCTCCTTAAGTTACTTGACCGTCACTAG
- the spt4 gene encoding transcription elongation factor subunit Spt4, whose translation MRRKPFVACMNCKALLPRGTERCPYCGSTEITENWDGVVIIISEESELIGKTEYLKKPGRYAVEVSASE comes from the coding sequence TTGAGAAGGAAGCCCTTCGTTGCGTGTATGAATTGCAAGGCTTTACTTCCTAGGGGAACTGAGAGGTGTCCGTACTGCGGGAGCACGGAAATAACAGAGAACTGGGACGGAGTAGTAATAATAATCTCAGAGGAATCGGAGCTGATAGGAAAGACGGAGTACTTGAAGAAACCGGGAAGGTACGCAGTGGAAGTGTCTGCTTCGGAGTGA
- a CDS encoding DNA-directed RNA polymerase, whose amino-acid sequence MYRIYKFKDVVRIPPERFGEDLKKVALDILREDYEGTVDRELGIVLTVTDVKIEEEGYILPGDGATYHEVEFSLIAFVPLRHEVVEGIVDNVNPKAGVEVNIGPINAFAHRSQLGDDRFIYDPATGSMVGERTKIRIKKGDKVRGKIVQVSYANEVRIGITMRQPYLGKIEDGGNGS is encoded by the coding sequence TTGTATAGAATCTACAAGTTCAAAGACGTCGTTAGGATACCTCCTGAGAGGTTCGGTGAGGATCTAAAGAAAGTGGCCCTAGACATCCTAAGGGAAGATTACGAGGGGACCGTTGATAGGGAACTCGGAATAGTGCTAACCGTTACGGACGTAAAGATAGAGGAAGAAGGATACATACTTCCCGGAGACGGCGCGACCTATCACGAAGTAGAGTTCAGTTTGATAGCCTTCGTGCCCTTGAGGCACGAAGTTGTAGAGGGAATAGTAGATAACGTTAATCCCAAGGCCGGTGTGGAAGTGAACATCGGTCCAATAAACGCTTTCGCACATAGGTCGCAACTGGGAGATGATAGGTTCATTTACGATCCAGCAACTGGAAGCATGGTTGGCGAGAGGACTAAGATTAGAATAAAGAAAGGAGACAAAGTCAGGGGTAAGATAGTGCAAGTGAGCTACGCTAACGAAGTTAGGATAGGAATTACTATGAGACAACCGTACTTAGGTAAGATTGAGGATGGAGGTAACGGAAGTTGA
- a CDS encoding WD40 repeat domain-containing protein: MRTRVLLLFLIVPLYAISLKPLWSFQTGALVSGIAPGEKYLGVSSWDGCLYFLDLSGKMYEKICLGSDVEDVDYLNGTFAAITLEGKLVFVNETTLKVYRELNAGPEFSFVVKLLPNGTLVCLEGCKYLDKEGNVQWVSHLGHVAKKPAYAFGYLYVPTWDGYLYIVKDGKVLNKISYLERVWEVSSCGKELAVSTDSAVYLYNLTDPIKPSLEWKVDGFEEAWSVSFSKDCSMLAIADACSKLVTIVDSNGQVLLKKGFDEGASTIYFKGNLLILGSSIGRVVAFELSPK, translated from the coding sequence ATGAGAACGCGCGTACTGTTATTGTTCCTAATAGTACCCCTTTACGCGATCTCCCTCAAACCTCTTTGGAGCTTCCAGACGGGGGCGCTCGTTTCGGGAATAGCACCCGGAGAGAAGTACTTGGGCGTGTCCTCATGGGACGGATGCTTGTACTTCCTCGACCTAAGTGGTAAGATGTACGAGAAGATATGCCTCGGAAGCGACGTTGAAGACGTGGATTACCTAAACGGCACTTTCGCCGCAATAACGCTCGAAGGAAAGCTAGTGTTCGTTAACGAGACGACGTTAAAGGTCTATAGGGAATTAAACGCAGGCCCAGAATTCTCTTTTGTGGTAAAGTTGTTGCCTAATGGAACGTTAGTTTGCTTAGAAGGATGCAAGTACTTAGATAAGGAAGGTAACGTTCAATGGGTTTCCCATCTAGGTCACGTCGCTAAGAAGCCCGCGTATGCCTTTGGATACCTCTACGTTCCAACGTGGGACGGTTACCTTTACATAGTAAAGGACGGTAAGGTCCTTAACAAGATTTCGTATTTAGAGAGGGTTTGGGAGGTCAGTTCATGTGGAAAGGAGCTCGCAGTAAGCACCGATAGCGCTGTATACCTTTACAACCTAACCGATCCGATCAAACCTTCGCTTGAATGGAAGGTAGACGGCTTCGAGGAGGCTTGGTCGGTTAGCTTCTCAAAGGATTGCTCTATGCTTGCAATTGCCGATGCGTGCTCTAAATTAGTAACAATAGTTGATTCCAACGGCCAAGTTCTATTAAAGAAGGGCTTCGATGAAGGCGCCTCAACTATATATTTCAAGGGGAACTTGCTGATACTGGGCTCGAGCATAGGAAGGGTCGTAGCCTTCGAGCTCTCTCCTAAATAA
- a CDS encoding molybdopterin-guanine dinucleotide biosynthesis protein B has product MVAGLVVQVVGFKNSGKTSLIEGIIRELKTLGIEPKVIKTTHHLLEETDAGDTRRFLIAGARETVLLTPNGIRYQSSIPRKLEEVVEELDGLVIVEGGREVKRREWVGVIVIRREGELRALMRPRTIAIVKSGRDFSREARHLARTIAAMYKAQLSHAAFTAQHSANSS; this is encoded by the coding sequence ATGGTGGCGGGGCTAGTAGTTCAAGTTGTAGGCTTTAAGAATTCGGGAAAAACTTCTCTGATTGAAGGAATTATAAGGGAGCTGAAAACGTTAGGAATCGAGCCGAAAGTAATTAAAACAACCCATCACTTGCTAGAGGAAACTGACGCTGGAGATACGAGAAGGTTCTTGATAGCGGGGGCTAGGGAAACGGTACTGTTGACCCCAAACGGGATTAGGTATCAGAGCTCTATACCTAGGAAGCTGGAGGAAGTAGTTGAAGAATTGGACGGGTTGGTAATAGTTGAAGGCGGAAGGGAGGTCAAGAGGAGGGAGTGGGTCGGAGTAATTGTAATTAGAAGGGAAGGTGAGTTGAGGGCCCTAATGAGGCCCAGGACGATAGCAATAGTGAAATCGGGGAGAGATTTCAGTAGGGAAGCTAGACACTTGGCCAGAACTATAGCGGCCATGTACAAGGCTCAGCTGTCCCATGCCGCTTTCACCGCTCAACACTCGGCAAACTCCTCATAG